A region of Flocculibacter collagenilyticus DNA encodes the following proteins:
- the trhO gene encoding oxygen-dependent tRNA uridine(34) hydroxylase TrhO, translated as MKYVVAALYQFVSLPDFEDIREPLYQQMISNDVKGTLLLAQEGINGTISGPREGIDAVLNWLKSDERFANISHKESLADTQTFYRTKVKLKKEIVTMGVEGIDPNLVVGTYVKPDEWNDLISDPDVITVDTRNDYEIGIGTFEGAINPDTESFREFPAWVKENLDPNKNKKVAMFCTGGIRCEKSTAYLKEQGFEEVYHLEGGILKYLEEVPEENSKWEGECFVFDQRVAVKHGLEQGSYDQCYGCRMPITEEEKQSEKYEKGVSCSHCFDKLTSDQLQRFREREKQIQLAKTRGEEHIHDGKALKVE; from the coding sequence ATGAAATATGTTGTTGCTGCGTTATACCAATTTGTATCCCTGCCTGATTTTGAAGACATTCGCGAACCGTTATATCAACAAATGATCAGTAACGATGTTAAAGGTACGTTGTTACTCGCTCAAGAAGGGATTAATGGCACGATTAGTGGCCCACGTGAAGGTATTGACGCGGTTTTAAACTGGCTTAAATCAGACGAACGTTTTGCTAATATTTCTCATAAAGAATCGCTAGCAGACACGCAAACGTTTTACCGCACAAAAGTTAAACTGAAAAAAGAAATAGTAACAATGGGCGTTGAAGGAATCGATCCTAACCTTGTTGTTGGTACTTATGTTAAACCTGATGAATGGAACGACTTAATTTCAGATCCTGATGTAATAACGGTAGACACCCGTAACGACTACGAAATTGGCATTGGTACGTTTGAAGGTGCAATTAACCCTGACACCGAATCGTTCCGAGAATTTCCAGCTTGGGTTAAAGAAAACCTAGATCCTAATAAAAACAAAAAAGTCGCCATGTTTTGTACAGGCGGTATTCGTTGTGAAAAATCCACTGCATACTTGAAAGAGCAAGGCTTTGAAGAGGTTTATCACCTAGAGGGTGGTATTTTGAAGTATTTAGAAGAAGTACCAGAAGAAAACTCAAAGTGGGAAGGCGAATGCTTTGTTTTCGATCAACGTGTTGCCGTTAAGCATGGTTTAGAGCAAGGCAGCTACGACCAATGTTATGGTTGCAGAATGCCTATTACTGAAGAAGAAAAACAGTCTGAGAAATACGAAAAAGGCGTTTCGTGCTCGCATTGCTTCGACAAGTTAACTTCTGACCAACTACAACGCTTTAGAGAACGTGAAAAGCAGATTCAATTAGCAAAAACACGCGGTGAAGAGCATATTCATGATGGAAAAGCGTTAAAAGTTGAGTAA
- a CDS encoding riboflavin synthase subunit alpha, whose amino-acid sequence MFTGIVQTKGTVISIAEKDNFLSIVISVPAEHMQHLNHGASIAINGVCLTVVKYELHNSDVVGQVYFDVIDETLKLTNLSQIKQGDKVNVERSMTFGTELGGHIVSGHIQTQAKIVLINKTQSNCEFILEVPQQWMKYIIHKGFIAIDGISLTVGKVENNRFSLHLIPETLNITTLGTRQEGDLVNIEVDQQTMTIVTTIERYMAQARPALEA is encoded by the coding sequence GTGTTTACCGGAATTGTTCAAACTAAAGGCACAGTTATTTCTATAGCTGAAAAAGATAATTTTCTATCAATTGTAATCTCGGTTCCTGCTGAGCATATGCAACATTTAAATCACGGTGCCAGCATAGCGATTAACGGTGTGTGCCTAACCGTTGTAAAATACGAACTACACAATAGCGATGTTGTAGGCCAAGTGTATTTCGACGTAATCGATGAAACGCTAAAATTAACTAACTTATCGCAAATTAAACAAGGCGATAAAGTTAATGTAGAACGTTCTATGACATTTGGCACGGAATTAGGTGGTCATATTGTGTCTGGCCATATACAAACGCAAGCAAAAATTGTGTTGATAAATAAAACTCAATCTAATTGTGAGTTTATACTTGAAGTGCCTCAACAGTGGATGAAATATATCATCCATAAAGGATTTATTGCCATCGATGGCATTAGCCTAACAGTCGGCAAGGTAGAAAATAATCGATTTTCACTTCACCTAATTCCTGAAACATTAAATATAACGACCTTAGGAACTCGTCAAGAAGGTGACTTAGTTAATATTGAAGTTGACCAGCAAACCATGACGATTGTCACCACAATTGAACGGTATATGGCGCAAGCAAGACCTGCACTAGAAGCTTAA
- a CDS encoding MATE family efflux transporter, giving the protein MRFSAFEADKLIKLAVPIFLAQVTQVMMFFVDTVMSGRVSATDMAAVSVSQGLWNPALFTMQGILLALTPIISHQFGAKQSRDIPSTVFQGVYIALLLCVIGFVGYQFVEVPLQMLNLEAELYRLTIAYLDFVVIGLPPALLFFVLRNFSEGVSYTKPAVIISLIGIVINIPANYIFIYGEMGAPALGGAGCGLATSIVNWAMLFSMLIYIRVSKKLHQFQIFSRFHLPDIAEIVTIVRLGLPIAFSILFETCLFAFIPLFIASMGSVYVASHQVANNFSALVFMLPLSFSMAVTIRIGYLYGGGAIDKMRDSVKTSLIVAGAIGITTALFTLVTRNYIAQFYTNDPEVILIANSLLILAAMYQISDSFQVVSAGILKGFKLTKPLFYITFIAYWPIGFGIGYILGKTDLIVPAMGPHGFWIGIVVGLTVGAIMFAFKLHSTLKRPEFSCA; this is encoded by the coding sequence TTGCGTTTTTCAGCATTTGAAGCGGATAAGCTAATTAAGCTTGCCGTACCTATATTCTTGGCCCAAGTCACCCAAGTCATGATGTTTTTTGTTGATACGGTTATGTCTGGCCGTGTTAGTGCTACTGACATGGCAGCTGTATCGGTTTCGCAAGGTTTATGGAATCCTGCGCTTTTTACTATGCAAGGTATTCTTTTAGCGCTAACACCTATTATTTCACACCAATTTGGTGCTAAACAATCTCGTGATATCCCTTCAACCGTTTTCCAAGGTGTTTATATTGCGTTGTTATTATGCGTTATCGGTTTCGTGGGATATCAATTTGTAGAAGTTCCGCTACAAATGCTCAATTTAGAAGCAGAGCTATATCGCCTCACCATTGCTTATTTAGATTTTGTTGTTATCGGTTTGCCACCAGCATTATTGTTTTTTGTTTTACGCAATTTTTCTGAAGGTGTTTCCTATACCAAACCCGCTGTTATTATTAGCCTTATTGGGATAGTAATAAACATTCCTGCCAACTATATTTTTATTTATGGCGAGATGGGTGCTCCTGCTTTGGGTGGTGCTGGCTGTGGTTTAGCAACATCTATCGTGAATTGGGCCATGCTTTTTTCAATGCTAATTTATATACGCGTATCTAAGAAGTTGCACCAGTTTCAAATATTCAGCCGTTTTCATCTTCCAGATATAGCTGAAATTGTTACCATTGTACGGTTAGGCTTACCAATTGCGTTCTCAATCTTATTTGAAACGTGTTTATTTGCATTCATTCCATTATTCATTGCATCTATGGGCAGTGTGTATGTTGCTAGCCACCAAGTTGCTAATAATTTTAGTGCACTGGTCTTTATGCTTCCGCTTAGTTTTTCAATGGCAGTGACTATTCGAATAGGCTATTTATACGGCGGAGGAGCCATAGACAAAATGCGTGACTCAGTAAAAACCAGTTTGATAGTGGCCGGTGCGATAGGTATTACTACGGCACTCTTTACATTGGTTACGCGTAACTATATTGCACAATTTTATACTAATGACCCGGAAGTTATTCTGATCGCAAATTCATTATTAATTCTTGCAGCGATGTATCAAATATCTGATTCTTTTCAGGTTGTGTCGGCTGGTATCTTAAAAGGCTTCAAATTAACCAAACCACTTTTTTATATTACCTTTATTGCTTATTGGCCAATAGGGTTTGGCATTGGGTATATACTTGGTAAAACCGATCTTATTGTGCCTGCGATGGGACCGCATGGCTTTTGGATAGGGATAGTAGTTGGTCTTACCGTAGGCGCAATCATGTTTGCGTTTAAATTACATAGTACGCTTAAGCGACCAGAATTTTCTTGTGCTTAG
- a CDS encoding DUF3080 family protein, whose product MIYTKHVYQNKKNKVLILLCAFLPLAGCTPTPLSIFDTYEARLEKTLTKALSANSNSNNLPSLESVSVNRPTAPRFKLLERPIPEMSMGLVNTFKYARCGLQELIGQRNSGLGRLMPPSHKLRYEITFIDIAEICLAEEKLQNDEELKTILVEKRQALPIVFNNFIINDKELRHLISVGKNALEEEGNAGLTQAIEVLNYLLDIRAQIEQSSMPAVTQLEPLLSELYGNNSVPNLLKAELLLLPKLQSLNQYLSTISHNRICANKASLKHAEVLFNINQKYFIEGLQGYLAKLQRYHFNIDNLIISLFMPVNKAQSTSQHAEFEKYLKYYFTSEPDSLQSQLKNEIQAHVKWWVNLRKTCNNYT is encoded by the coding sequence GTGATATATACAAAGCATGTATACCAAAACAAAAAAAACAAAGTGCTTATTTTACTTTGTGCTTTTTTACCGTTAGCAGGTTGTACACCAACACCACTGTCAATATTCGATACCTATGAAGCGCGCCTAGAAAAAACATTAACTAAGGCATTGTCAGCAAATAGTAACAGCAATAATCTTCCTTCACTTGAATCAGTGTCTGTCAATCGCCCTACAGCGCCTCGATTTAAATTACTTGAAAGGCCAATACCGGAAATGAGTATGGGCTTAGTAAACACTTTTAAATACGCCAGATGCGGACTTCAAGAGTTAATCGGGCAACGTAATAGTGGTTTAGGCAGACTCATGCCTCCAAGTCATAAACTTAGGTATGAGATCACGTTTATTGATATCGCTGAGATCTGCTTGGCTGAAGAGAAACTACAAAATGATGAAGAATTGAAAACCATTCTTGTAGAAAAACGCCAAGCGTTACCTATCGTATTTAATAACTTTATTATAAATGATAAAGAGTTAAGGCATTTAATTAGTGTGGGCAAAAACGCACTTGAAGAAGAAGGTAATGCCGGACTGACCCAAGCAATTGAGGTGCTGAATTACTTATTAGATATAAGAGCGCAGATTGAGCAATCTTCAATGCCAGCCGTAACACAACTAGAGCCATTGTTATCTGAACTTTACGGAAATAATAGCGTGCCAAACTTGTTAAAAGCGGAACTGCTATTATTACCGAAGTTACAATCTCTTAATCAGTATTTATCAACAATAAGTCACAACCGTATATGTGCTAATAAAGCGTCACTTAAGCACGCTGAAGTGCTGTTCAACATTAATCAAAAATATTTTATTGAAGGGCTACAAGGATATTTAGCAAAATTACAGCGTTATCACTTTAATATAGATAATCTGATTATTTCTTTGTTTATGCCTGTGAATAAAGCACAGTCGACTAGTCAACACGCTGAGTTTGAAAAGTACCTTAAGTATTATTTTACTAGTGAGCCAGACAGCCTACAAAGTCAGCTAAAAAATGAAATACAAGCCCATGTGAAATGGTGGGTAAACTTACGTAAAACTTGCAATAACTATACGTAA
- a CDS encoding NADPH-dependent FMN reductase: MKIVAFAASNHTKSINKMLVNYAAQLLKNAEVEVLDLNDYELPLFSQDKEAEIGHPQLAKDFLEKIRNSDGIIISFAEHNGSYTAAYKNLFDWCSRIETKVFNHKPMVLFSSSPGPRGGSSVLASAVESAPYFDGVVKASLAIPCFHDNFDVKKRVITHEELNEQFKDAVSHLNHLR; this comes from the coding sequence ATGAAAATTGTCGCGTTTGCTGCTAGTAACCACACCAAATCTATCAATAAAATGTTGGTTAACTATGCGGCTCAATTGTTGAAAAACGCTGAAGTTGAAGTTTTAGATTTAAATGATTATGAATTGCCATTATTTAGCCAAGACAAAGAAGCTGAAATAGGGCATCCACAATTAGCGAAAGATTTTCTCGAAAAAATACGAAATAGTGACGGAATAATTATTTCTTTTGCTGAACATAATGGCTCATATACCGCGGCATACAAAAATTTATTTGATTGGTGCTCTAGAATAGAAACTAAAGTGTTTAATCATAAGCCAATGGTATTGTTCTCAAGTTCGCCAGGCCCAAGAGGGGGAAGTAGCGTACTCGCAAGTGCAGTTGAATCTGCGCCTTATTTTGATGGGGTAGTTAAGGCAAGTTTAGCAATACCTTGTTTTCATGATAATTTTGATGTTAAAAAGCGTGTAATTACGCATGAAGAGCTGAATGAGCAATTCAAAGACGCAGTAAGCCATTTGAATCATTTACGATGA
- a CDS encoding HupE/UreJ family protein: MPLFILPLIFFLFALVSIEAIAHGVDETTRHFLLQSQGVQFMPFVYIGAKHMITGYDHLLFIAGVIFFLYKSREIILYVSMFTIGHSITLLYGVLNDIQINAYLIDAIIGLSIVYKGFDNLGGFKRTIGFSPNPKAAVLIFGLFHGFGLATKIQEFGLSSNGLLTNLIAFNVGVEIGQLSALALILIFISFWRKHHSFKQFSATTNTLLMSAGFMLMGYHLTGYAVS, encoded by the coding sequence ATTCCCCTTTTTATACTGCCACTTATTTTCTTTTTGTTTGCTTTGGTATCTATTGAGGCAATTGCGCATGGCGTAGACGAAACTACACGGCATTTTTTGCTACAAAGTCAGGGCGTACAATTCATGCCTTTTGTATATATTGGCGCTAAACACATGATCACAGGTTATGATCATTTATTGTTTATAGCAGGCGTAATATTCTTCCTGTACAAAAGTAGAGAAATTATTCTTTATGTGAGCATGTTTACGATTGGTCATAGCATAACGCTACTATATGGCGTGCTAAATGACATTCAAATAAACGCTTACTTAATTGATGCAATCATCGGATTATCAATTGTATATAAAGGGTTTGACAACCTTGGTGGCTTTAAGCGCACTATTGGCTTTTCACCCAATCCAAAAGCAGCTGTACTTATTTTTGGCTTATTTCACGGGTTTGGTCTTGCAACTAAAATTCAAGAGTTTGGCTTATCTTCAAACGGGCTGCTAACCAACCTTATCGCCTTTAATGTAGGGGTTGAAATAGGTCAACTAAGTGCCTTAGCACTTATCTTAATTTTCATTAGTTTTTGGCGAAAACATCATAGCTTTAAGCAGTTTTCTGCCACCACTAATACATTGCTGATGAGCGCGGGGTTTATGTTAATGGGCTATCACTTAACAGGTTACGCTGTTAGTTAA
- a CDS encoding zinc-binding dehydrogenase — MQTYLVDSDIPTTMRAIGITEPSADIELVDLILDVPPLNEGEVLVKVESVGLSPVDAKFVKSGFCQWQYPHVIGLDAVGVVVKSGKGMFPSCGQRVMWHANLAGQGALSEYAVVPNYAVSLVPDNVTSDAAASLPCAGMPALIALEKLQLQEGESILIEAGAGAIGQLAIQFAKQRGAIVFTTASKSNHKYLKQLGADAVFDYNDPKLVDNIRKEVGPQGFDTILDSICGETTNRNIALLRFCGRIACLNPLPALDNDLLFCKAPNLSIVSLGGAWLGNSLCAQQKMSFMGNLLLEGVSNETLKLPKLFPVSFNAAAVSSALRNQLAGGIVGKQIVNVTASSQ; from the coding sequence ATGCAAACATACCTTGTCGATTCTGATATTCCAACCACCATGCGTGCTATTGGTATCACTGAGCCTAGTGCAGATATCGAATTAGTGGATCTTATCTTAGATGTACCTCCACTTAACGAAGGTGAGGTGTTAGTAAAAGTTGAGTCGGTTGGGCTAAGCCCAGTAGATGCAAAATTTGTTAAGTCTGGTTTTTGTCAGTGGCAATATCCACATGTTATTGGATTGGATGCTGTTGGTGTAGTGGTTAAGTCTGGCAAGGGTATGTTTCCAAGTTGCGGTCAGCGCGTGATGTGGCACGCCAATTTAGCAGGGCAAGGGGCGCTGTCGGAATATGCGGTGGTGCCAAATTATGCCGTGTCTCTGGTGCCTGATAATGTTACCTCGGATGCAGCTGCGTCATTACCTTGTGCAGGCATGCCAGCATTGATTGCACTTGAAAAACTGCAATTACAAGAAGGTGAATCAATTTTAATTGAAGCAGGCGCGGGTGCAATAGGGCAGTTAGCCATTCAGTTTGCCAAGCAACGGGGTGCAATTGTTTTTACTACCGCTTCAAAGTCCAATCATAAATATTTAAAACAGCTTGGTGCAGATGCCGTTTTTGATTATAACGATCCAAAGCTTGTAGATAACATTCGCAAAGAAGTTGGGCCACAAGGATTTGATACCATATTAGATTCAATTTGCGGTGAAACCACAAACCGTAACATAGCGCTATTACGATTTTGCGGCCGAATTGCATGTTTAAACCCATTACCTGCGTTGGATAATGATCTACTGTTTTGCAAAGCACCTAATTTAAGCATTGTATCTCTAGGTGGTGCATGGCTTGGTAATAGTTTATGTGCTCAACAAAAAATGAGTTTTATGGGCAACTTGCTTTTAGAAGGTGTGAGTAACGAAACGTTAAAGCTTCCTAAGCTATTTCCAGTTAGCTTTAATGCAGCGGCAGTGTCTAGTGCATTGCGCAACCAATTAGCGGGTGGAATTGTTGGTAAGCAAATAGTGAATGTTACTGCTTCAAGCCAATAA